Genomic window (Pseudoliparis swirei isolate HS2019 ecotype Mariana Trench chromosome 23, NWPU_hadal_v1, whole genome shotgun sequence):
TGGGCCTGATCGTGTCTGCCCTTTTGACTGGAGTGACCCTGAAGAGCATGGGGAAAGTGGCCAGGTCATCGTGGACCACATGACGATCGTCCAAGCGCTGTGCAAAGAAGTGGTCAAATTGATCATGTGGTGAAGTGAAACGGCTTATTCCATACCACGCTGGAATATTCCACCTATTTACAGAACTTGAGTAAAGATCCCGCAGCGTAGTGTTTATGCTCCTCTTTGACTTTTAAAAACAGGATCTTTTCTTCTGGCAGGGTTTTCTATTAGAACAGaaagtataaaataaaaatcaaatacaaataacCAGTTAGTGTTTCAGATAATTGTTGCATTTCGTACAATATTTATTCCCAATCATAtttgtttttcccccttttccttttcttttggagTAATATTGCATTATCAGACTACTGTCCCAAGTTATTGAGGTTccctctgcttttctttttgtgtgttttctccagGTTCTGGCCATTTGGATTGATATCCATGATTGCCAGTAATATCTTTGCGGTGTATGACCTGGAAACCATGCATAAACTCAGAGAGTTTGTGTTGGTGGTTATTGTCGGGTACGCTCTCCTTTCCTCACGTGCACCAACATACGAACAACGTGCTTGTTCTTTTGGTTTGTCAAGCACACGCACGCCATTGTTTTCACCGTCAGACTAAAACACACCAAATGGGCCTGAAGCCTTCTGCTAATTTCCTGTCATCATTGTGTCTTGAACTGTGTTTCAGACTCCTCATCCACGGGTGCGTCGCTCTCCCGGCCTTGTACTGCCTACTGGTGAGACAGAACCTGTGGCATTGCATCAAGGGCATTTTCCCTGCCTTATTGACTGCTCTGATGATCTCCTCCAGGTACGAGGATATTTGAGGCTGTGCTTCtcgtctgtgtctgtatgttcaTCCGCCAGATactctcttttttaaaaaagatttatttttattaacaaacatttttttacaggatatttgtagtgaaatagccagcatttacagtttgttatactgaaagtattattttacaaaaagaaaatacacaaatgtatagccttatagaaacaccacacaaggatgatggtaaaacaagacaaaacaaaaatattacacaaacttttccccagcccacccctccccttgtatggctctcagtttcctttcattaaCATATCTACAtgcacccatccgtacacatttatatccacATAAACCAACACAGTATTCACAACATACACATCATTGTggaccccccaaaacaaaaccaaaagaaagaacCTGCAGCGGGCTTAACTTGACGCGGTCCAGGAAGGctcacaccaccacgatcagccaagtccagagatggcagaatGTCTCTGAAGGGGCCCCAGATGTTTCCAAAGGCGGCCTGCTTCCCTCTCACATTACACAAGATCTTTTTAGGTGTCCGCCagatactttaaaaacaaatattgtcAAGCAACTAACACCAAAGGGATTTCACGTGTGCGATTGCTCTCGTGTGCCTCGTGCGTGACGAGAAAGCGTGCGCTGTGTCTCAAAGCTCGGCCACGGTGCCCGTCACTCTGCGATGCTGCGTGGAGAGAAACGACGTGGACCGGCGAATCGCCCGCTTCACGCTGCCCATCGCGACCACCGTCAACATGGACGGGTCGGCCCTTTACGAGGTGGTCGCCGTCGTCTTCCTCGCCCAGCTCAGCGGCATCGAACTGGGCTTGAGCAGGGTCATTGAAATCAGGTGAGTCGCGGTTAAATCTCTCTCTTCGGTCCTCGAGTGAAAACGATGTTAAAAAACCATCCGTCGTTGCGTTGGTCAGGAAGACGTAACACGGCATGTTTAGGACACGAGAAGAACCGTTCTGCATGACTGTGTCTTCATCAACCGACTCGAGTCGCTCAGTGAGCAGCCGGTGTGTTTCGTCTGCAGCGTGTTGGCGGGCATCTCCAGCCTCAGCGCAGCAGGGATCCCGGCGACGGGAGCCGTGACCACCCTCTTCGTTCTGGAGGTGGCGGGCTTACCCACGGGGAACGCCTCCATCTTGTTCGCCGTGGAATGGATCCTGTAAGTTCCACTGCTTTCCTCGAATCGTCATCAACAGCGTCACGCAGATGTATTCTCTGCTTTCATAGCACACGACGGTTTCCCTCTTTCAGAGACTGCCTCAACACGGTCGTTAATGTCTGGTCGGACTGCATCTGCGTGGAAATTGTCAACGCCCTGTCCCAAAGGGAACTGGAGGATATAGAGCAAGAAGAGCAGGTGGCGAGAGCAGGTGACCTTCTCGCCACGTATATTtggagagagcgtgtgtgtgtgtgtgtgtgtgtgtgtgtgtgtgtgtgtagagggcttTTAAAAGTAGATACAAtatgatggatcatcgaggtctgggtcgtggaattcctgctaccgactacgccactgccctgttgagactccgcccactcctcctctctaccgccatctgcctgatggatcgtggaggtctccatcgtggaatatgccgactaccaactcttcatccactctgtcacatccattgaatgtgtttaactctcatgattccttctggtcacatgacatctattgttctgtccatcctggagagggatcctcctctgttctctcctcaagggttctgaccttttcccccctgaagggtggtttgggagttgttcctgatccgatgtgaggtcaaaggtcagggatgtctatgtgtgcagattgtaaagcactccgagacacatttgtaatttgtgaaattgggctctacaaataaagtgaattgaattgaatgaaaccAGGCCCGTTGGACATCAGACATGGAACATGTGGAGACTCTCCAACATGTGCTCTGGCTCTTCCACTTTGTCACGCCATTGATGGCTGCGTTGTGTTTTGTCATCTCAGACGCCGAGTGATGACGTCGAGGGACGCGTCACGCCGGGGTcagcaggtcagcaggtcagcagGTCCATTTCACCCCCTGAGGCTGATGAGTTGTGTTCCATCACatattgtaacagtttagctccacgccttcctttttgtatttgttgttttcatcctgtcactatcatgtcattccagatcctgcttcccaactccctccacctccacctgccacctccGCTTTCacctgccgccgccgcctccacctgccacctccGCTTTCACCTGCCACCACCgcctccaccgcctccaccTTCCACCTCCGCTTTCACCTgccaccgccgcctccacctgccgcctccacctgccacctccgccttcacctgccaccgccgcctccacctgccaccgccgcctccacctgccacctccgccttcacctgccacctccgccttcacctgccaccgccgcctccacctgccgcctccacctgccaccaCCGCCTCCACCTTCCACCACCTGCCTCCACCTCCGCCCACctgccgcctccacctgccacctccgccttcacctgccacctccgcctccacctgccacctccgcctccacctgccacctccgcctccacctgccaccgccgcctcca
Coding sequences:
- the LOC130188576 gene encoding excitatory amino acid transporter 3-like translates to MSVLGTALGFCMKTFRPYSDESQYYLRLPGELLMGSLQTVSLPLMVTSVILGIINLRAPMKIALRAAFIFVLTTVVAVLIGLMLVLVIKPGAAYTEDEDDQQVEVEFAFMDSLIDLVRNVLPSNVMRASFKTYKTTRLRFANHSLNSNSSLKTNDSVVQLEGHYVDGTNTLGLIVSALLTGVTLKSMGKVARFWPFGLISMIASNIFAVYDLETMHKLREFVLVVIVGLLIHGCVALPALYCLLVRQNLWHCIKGIFPALLTALMISSSSATVPVTLRCCVERNDVDRRIARFTLPIATTVNMDGSALYEVVAVVFLAQLSGIELGLSRVIEISVLAGISSLSAAGIPATGAVTTLFVLEVAGLPTGNASILFAVEWILDCLNTVVNVWSDCICVEIVNALSQRELEDIEQEEQTPSDDVEGRVTPGSAGQQWAQQQDQGLTHRVLGWLPAGGGDAAPGQRALHLLLELPNAAGKQR